A genomic stretch from Kribbella amoyensis includes:
- a CDS encoding phosphoenolpyruvate carboxylase, with amino-acid sequence MTETGSQANVRTRTRARFEVPEELRADVRLLGEILGRVLVEYAGQPLLDDVEKLRELTIAGDGEAAEQLVASWPHERAEDVARAFTCYFHLTNLSEELHRARVLRARDRAGDAPAVSELAQAVEKISVEAGEQQARALLTGLEFRPVLTAHPTEARRRAVLATIRRISALLEERGDPRTGDTELAENQRRLVEQVDILWRTSQLRTSRPSPLDEVRSAMAVFEETLFDVVGNVYRRLDDALAGDAAGTRPPAVAPFVRLGSWIGGDRDGNPNVTAAITREAMQIQADHVLRALERATDQLGRSLTLDAATTPPSAPVRRLLEDARAVNPELIADIETRSPSEPHRQLLLLAARRLAATRSRDADFGYPRSADFLHELKVLQDSLVTAGAPRQAYGELQQLIWQVTSFGFHLAELEVRQHSSVHAKALEEVLGGGELSEQTEEVLATLRVIAQIQQRFGPEACRRYIVSFTRNAGDLAAVYELADAALDGRPIELDVVPLFETGEDLQNSVEVLDNALQLTRVRHRLTANDRRFEVMLGYSDSAKDVGPVSATLALYDAQARITAWARRNAIRLTLFHGRGGALGRGGGPANRAVLAQAPGSVAGRFKLTEQGEAIPARYGNSAIAQRHIEQVTSATLLASTPAIEERAAAAAERFAVVEKTLDEAARTTYHRLVKADGFAEWFGRVTPLEELGQLPLGSRPARRGVAVSSLEDLRAIPWVFAWSQARVNAPGWYGLGSALAAVDDVAVLRDANENWPLFQVMLENAEMSLAKTDRRILGRYLELGDRPDLTQLMLDEHELTTEWVLKVLGSDRLLSGRRVLGRAVELRNPYVDALSYLQLRALRTLRTDDSLTDEQIERTRRLLLLTVSGVAAGLQNTG; translated from the coding sequence GTGACCGAGACCGGTAGTCAGGCGAACGTCCGCACCCGTACCCGAGCGCGCTTCGAGGTGCCCGAGGAGCTGCGCGCCGATGTGCGCCTGCTCGGCGAGATTCTCGGCCGCGTGCTGGTCGAGTACGCCGGTCAGCCGCTGCTCGACGACGTCGAGAAGCTGCGCGAGCTCACCATCGCCGGGGACGGCGAGGCGGCCGAGCAGCTGGTGGCCTCCTGGCCGCACGAGCGGGCCGAGGACGTCGCCCGCGCGTTCACCTGCTACTTCCACCTCACCAACCTGAGCGAGGAACTGCACCGCGCCCGCGTCCTGCGGGCCCGCGACCGGGCCGGGGACGCGCCGGCGGTGTCGGAGCTGGCCCAGGCCGTCGAAAAGATCTCCGTGGAGGCCGGAGAGCAGCAGGCCCGGGCGCTGCTGACCGGGTTGGAGTTCCGCCCGGTCCTCACCGCGCACCCGACCGAGGCCCGGCGCCGTGCCGTGCTCGCGACGATCCGGCGGATCTCGGCGCTGCTGGAGGAGCGCGGCGACCCGCGCACCGGCGACACCGAGCTGGCCGAGAACCAGCGCCGCCTGGTCGAGCAGGTGGACATCCTCTGGCGAACGTCGCAGCTGCGGACCAGCCGGCCGTCGCCGCTGGACGAGGTGCGCTCCGCGATGGCGGTGTTCGAGGAGACCCTGTTCGATGTCGTCGGCAACGTCTACCGCCGGCTCGACGACGCGCTGGCCGGCGACGCCGCCGGGACCAGGCCGCCCGCGGTCGCGCCGTTCGTCCGGCTCGGTTCCTGGATCGGCGGCGACCGCGACGGCAACCCGAACGTCACCGCCGCGATCACCCGTGAGGCGATGCAGATCCAGGCCGACCACGTCCTGCGGGCCCTGGAGCGGGCGACCGACCAGCTCGGCCGGTCGCTCACCCTGGACGCGGCCACCACGCCGCCGTCGGCCCCGGTCCGTCGGCTGCTGGAGGACGCCCGCGCGGTCAACCCGGAGCTGATCGCGGACATCGAGACCCGGTCGCCGTCCGAGCCGCACCGCCAGCTCCTGCTGCTCGCGGCCCGCCGGCTGGCCGCCACCCGGTCCCGTGACGCCGACTTCGGGTACCCGCGTTCCGCCGACTTCCTGCACGAGCTCAAGGTGCTGCAGGACTCGCTGGTCACCGCGGGCGCGCCCCGGCAGGCGTACGGCGAGCTCCAGCAGTTGATCTGGCAGGTGACCTCGTTCGGGTTCCACCTGGCCGAACTGGAGGTCCGGCAGCACTCGTCCGTGCACGCGAAGGCGCTGGAGGAGGTCCTCGGCGGCGGCGAGCTGTCCGAGCAGACCGAGGAGGTACTGGCCACGCTGCGGGTGATCGCCCAGATCCAGCAGCGGTTCGGCCCCGAGGCCTGCCGTCGGTACATCGTCTCCTTCACCCGGAACGCGGGCGACCTTGCCGCGGTGTACGAGCTGGCCGACGCGGCCCTGGACGGGCGGCCGATCGAGCTCGACGTGGTGCCGCTGTTCGAGACCGGCGAGGACCTGCAGAACTCGGTCGAGGTGCTCGACAACGCGCTCCAGCTGACCCGGGTCCGGCACCGGCTGACCGCGAACGACCGGCGCTTCGAGGTGATGCTCGGGTACTCCGACTCGGCCAAGGACGTCGGTCCGGTGTCGGCGACGCTGGCCCTGTACGACGCGCAGGCGCGGATCACCGCGTGGGCGCGGCGGAACGCGATCCGGCTGACCCTGTTCCACGGTCGGGGCGGCGCGCTCGGCCGGGGTGGCGGTCCCGCGAACCGCGCGGTCCTGGCGCAGGCGCCGGGGTCGGTCGCGGGGCGCTTCAAGCTCACCGAGCAAGGTGAGGCGATCCCGGCCCGGTACGGCAACTCCGCGATCGCGCAGCGGCACATCGAGCAGGTGACGTCGGCGACGTTGCTGGCCTCGACGCCCGCGATCGAGGAGCGCGCCGCGGCCGCCGCCGAGCGGTTCGCCGTGGTCGAGAAGACGCTGGACGAGGCCGCCCGGACGACGTACCACCGGCTGGTGAAGGCCGACGGGTTCGCGGAGTGGTTCGGCCGGGTGACGCCGCTGGAGGAGCTCGGCCAGTTGCCGCTCGGATCCCGGCCGGCCCGCCGGGGGGTCGCGGTGTCGTCGCTGGAGGACCTGCGGGCGATCCCGTGGGTGTTCGCGTGGTCGCAGGCCCGGGTGAACGCGCCTGGCTGGTACGGCCTCGGCTCCGCGCTCGCCGCCGTGGACGACGTGGCCGTCCTGCGGGACGCGAACGAGAACTGGCCGCTGTTCCAGGTGATGCTGGAGAACGCGGAGATGTCGCTGGCCAAGACCGACCGGCGGATCCTCGGCCGGTACCTCGAGCTGGGTGACCGGCCGGACCTGACCCAGCTGATGCTGGACGAGCACGAGCTGACCACCGAGTGGGTGCTCAAGGTGCTCGGCAGCGACCGGCTGCTCAGCGGACGCCGGGTGCTCGGCCGCGCGGTCGAGCTGCGGAACCCGTACGTCGACGCGCTGAGCTACCTGCAGTTGCGGGCGCTGCGCACGTTGCGGACGGACGACTCACTGACCGACGAGCAGATCGAGCGCACCCGCCGGCTGCTGCTGCTCACCGTCTCCGGGGTCGCCGCCGGCCTGCAGAACACGGGCTGA
- a CDS encoding biotin--[acetyl-CoA-carboxylase] ligase, giving the protein MFGDLERSPLDAKFLRGRLVKPGALWTRIDVLPETASTNAVVADAARDGVPEGLVVLTEYQSSGRGRLGRTWTTPPRSAVLMSALLRPADIPAARWPWLGLLVPLAVASAVRRVAEIPAQVKWPNDVLVGDRKLAGILLERVDGPAAVVGIGLNVTLREDERPHPAATSLALEGALTTDRHTVVSAILRELATRYQDWVAAAGDPAVILPDYSELSATIGQAVRVELPDGTFLEGTATGLDTDGRLVVDTPSGRRPLAAGDVTHLRAQHS; this is encoded by the coding sequence ATGTTCGGCGACCTGGAGCGGTCCCCGCTGGACGCGAAGTTCCTGCGCGGACGGCTGGTGAAACCTGGTGCGCTGTGGACGCGCATCGACGTACTGCCCGAGACGGCGTCCACCAACGCGGTCGTGGCCGACGCCGCGCGCGACGGCGTGCCTGAGGGGCTCGTGGTGCTCACGGAGTACCAGTCGTCGGGTCGTGGCCGTCTCGGCCGGACGTGGACCACGCCGCCTCGGTCCGCGGTGCTCATGTCGGCGTTGCTGCGGCCCGCTGACATCCCGGCGGCCAGGTGGCCGTGGCTGGGTCTGCTGGTCCCATTGGCGGTGGCGTCCGCGGTCCGCCGGGTCGCCGAGATCCCCGCGCAGGTGAAGTGGCCCAACGACGTGCTCGTCGGGGACCGCAAGCTTGCCGGGATCCTGCTGGAGCGCGTGGACGGGCCCGCGGCCGTGGTCGGGATCGGGCTGAACGTGACCCTGCGGGAGGACGAGCGCCCACATCCGGCGGCCACCTCGCTGGCGTTGGAGGGCGCCCTCACCACCGACCGGCACACGGTGGTCTCCGCGATCCTCCGGGAGCTGGCCACCCGGTACCAGGACTGGGTCGCGGCCGCGGGGGATCCGGCGGTGATCCTGCCGGACTATTCGGAGCTCTCGGCAACCATCGGGCAGGCGGTCCGGGTGGAGTTGCCGGACGGCACGTTCCTCGAAGGGACGGCGACCGGGTTGGACACCGACGGCCGGCTCGTCGTCGACACTCCGAGTGGCCGTCGTCCGCTGGCCGCCGGGGACGTGACCCACCTGCGCGCCCAGCACTCCTGA
- a CDS encoding biotin/lipoate A/B protein ligase family protein → MPGGKLVVADLEVAGDRIRTARISGDFLLEPDTALERIDAALTGLQTVMPVAQVAAKVRAALGDGVEMLGFSPEAVAVAVRRALTGATGWHDHAWQFVHDVPREPALQMALDEVLTEQVGSGERPPTLRVWEWASNAVIIGSFQSLRNEVDLAGAAEHDVTVVRRISGGGAMFVEPGNTITYSLYVPESLVSGLSFVESYAFLDDWVIGALNDLGIAATYQPINDITSPAGKIAGAAQKRLAGGAVLHHVTMAYDMDAEKMVQVLRIGREKLSDKGTTSANKRVDPLRSQTGLPRAEVIDRMVGSFGDRYGLAPGTIDDATVELAQKRVVERFGTDEWLRRVP, encoded by the coding sequence GTGCCCGGCGGGAAGCTGGTCGTGGCCGACCTCGAGGTGGCCGGCGACCGGATCCGTACGGCCCGGATCAGCGGTGACTTCCTCCTCGAGCCCGACACCGCGCTGGAGCGGATCGACGCCGCGCTGACCGGGCTGCAGACCGTGATGCCGGTCGCCCAGGTCGCCGCGAAGGTCCGGGCCGCCCTGGGCGACGGGGTCGAGATGCTCGGCTTCTCCCCCGAGGCGGTCGCCGTCGCGGTCCGTCGTGCCCTCACCGGCGCGACGGGCTGGCACGACCACGCCTGGCAGTTCGTCCACGACGTACCCCGCGAACCGGCGCTGCAGATGGCGTTGGACGAGGTGCTGACCGAGCAGGTCGGATCAGGTGAGCGTCCGCCGACTCTGCGGGTCTGGGAGTGGGCGTCGAACGCGGTGATCATCGGCAGCTTCCAGTCCCTGCGCAACGAGGTCGACCTGGCCGGTGCCGCCGAGCACGACGTCACCGTGGTCCGCCGGATCAGCGGTGGCGGCGCGATGTTCGTCGAACCGGGCAACACCATCACGTACTCGCTCTACGTCCCTGAGTCGCTGGTCTCCGGGCTGTCCTTCGTCGAGTCGTACGCGTTCCTGGACGACTGGGTGATCGGGGCCCTCAACGACCTCGGCATCGCGGCGACGTACCAGCCGATCAACGACATCACCTCGCCCGCCGGGAAGATCGCCGGCGCGGCCCAGAAGCGGCTGGCCGGTGGGGCCGTGCTGCACCACGTGACGATGGCGTACGACATGGACGCGGAGAAGATGGTCCAGGTCCTGCGGATCGGCCGGGAGAAGCTGTCCGACAAGGGCACGACCAGCGCCAACAAGCGGGTCGACCCGCTGCGCAGCCAGACCGGCCTGCCGAGAGCCGAGGTGATCGACCGGATGGTGGGGTCGTTCGGCGACCGGTACGGCCTGGCCCCCGGCACGATCGACGACGCCACCGTCGAGCTGGCGCAGAAGCGGGTCGTCGAGCGGTTCGGCACCGACGAGTGGTTGCGGCGGGTCCCCTGA
- a CDS encoding MFS transporter small subunit — MNQTPRLVLSWLLVAVLLGYGVIQTLVTAAKLFTH, encoded by the coding sequence ATGAACCAGACCCCTCGCCTGGTCCTGTCCTGGCTGCTGGTGGCCGTCCTGCTCGGCTACGGCGTGATCCAGACCCTGGTCACCGCGGCCAAGTTGTTCACCCACTGA
- a CDS encoding OFA family MFS transporter, with protein MGILSVLDREHTVAPPGYSRWLIPPAALAVHLCIGQAYATSVYKTSLVKHFDAGQTAIGVVFSIAIVMLGLSAAIGGTWVERNGPRKAMFVSACFWSTGFLVGALGIGTGQLWLVYLGYGVIGGIGLGIGYISPVSTLIKWFPDRPGLATGLAIMGFGGGALVASPLSRQLLGVYDAGYDPNNAASVAGGGALVALFLTLGIGYFVIMMFGVFTIRVPADGWTPAGFDPSTVKQKALVTTASVSAANAIKTPQFWCLWIVLLCNVTAGIGILEQASPMIQDFFRGADGRSTVAVAAAAGFVGLLSIFNMAGRFGWSTTSDAIGRKPIYALYLGVGIVCYALLATVGHTSTAVFVLLAAVILSFYGGEFATVPAYLRDLFGTYQVGAIHGRLLTAWSAAGITGPLIINGFLDREGKPGTLTAEAYRPALFTMVGVLAVGFVANLLIRPVAARFHEKSTTPTKEAAQ; from the coding sequence ATGGGCATCTTGTCGGTCCTCGACCGGGAGCACACCGTCGCGCCCCCGGGATACAGCCGCTGGCTGATCCCGCCGGCCGCCCTGGCCGTCCACCTCTGTATCGGTCAGGCCTATGCCACCTCGGTCTACAAGACGTCGCTGGTGAAACACTTCGACGCCGGCCAGACCGCGATCGGCGTCGTGTTCAGCATCGCGATCGTGATGCTCGGGCTGTCCGCCGCGATCGGCGGGACCTGGGTGGAACGCAACGGTCCGCGCAAGGCGATGTTCGTCTCCGCCTGCTTCTGGTCGACCGGATTCCTGGTCGGTGCCCTCGGCATCGGCACCGGCCAGCTCTGGCTCGTCTACCTCGGGTACGGCGTGATCGGCGGCATCGGTCTCGGCATCGGGTACATCTCGCCGGTGTCCACGTTGATCAAGTGGTTCCCGGACCGGCCGGGCCTGGCCACCGGACTCGCGATCATGGGCTTCGGCGGCGGCGCCCTGGTCGCCAGTCCGCTGTCCCGCCAGCTGCTCGGGGTGTACGACGCGGGCTACGACCCGAACAACGCCGCCTCGGTCGCCGGCGGCGGTGCCCTGGTCGCGTTGTTCCTCACCCTCGGCATCGGCTACTTCGTGATCATGATGTTCGGGGTGTTCACGATCCGGGTCCCCGCCGACGGCTGGACCCCGGCCGGGTTCGACCCCTCGACGGTCAAGCAGAAGGCGCTCGTCACCACGGCCAGTGTGTCGGCCGCGAACGCGATCAAGACACCGCAGTTCTGGTGCCTGTGGATCGTGCTGCTCTGCAACGTCACGGCCGGGATCGGCATCCTCGAACAGGCCAGCCCGATGATCCAGGACTTCTTCCGCGGTGCCGACGGCAGGTCCACGGTCGCGGTCGCGGCGGCGGCCGGCTTCGTCGGACTGCTGTCGATCTTCAACATGGCCGGGCGGTTCGGCTGGTCCACCACGTCGGACGCCATCGGCCGCAAACCGATCTACGCGTTGTACCTCGGCGTCGGCATCGTCTGCTACGCGCTGCTCGCCACCGTCGGCCACACCAGCACGGCCGTCTTCGTCCTGCTCGCGGCGGTGATCCTGTCCTTCTACGGCGGCGAGTTCGCCACCGTCCCGGCGTACCTGCGGGACCTGTTCGGCACGTACCAGGTCGGCGCGATCCACGGCCGATTGCTGACCGCGTGGTCGGCGGCGGGGATCACCGGTCCGCTGATCATCAACGGCTTCCTGGACCGGGAGGGCAAACCGGGCACGCTGACGGCCGAGGCGTACCGGCCGGCGTTGTTCACCATGGTCGGTGTGCTCGCGGTCGGGTTCGTCGCCAACCTGCTGATCCGGCCGGTCGCGGCGCGGTTCCACGAGAAGTCCACCACCCCGACGAAGGAGGCGGCGCAATGA
- a CDS encoding PH domain-containing protein yields MAISAKLLGEDEYIVVSTRTHWKALIFPVFLLLVVAGAGGFLAAIVPPGSMQTPARLAILAVGVVLLAAFAAKRVLNWFFSTYTLTNRRLITRHGILTRTGRDIPLMRINDVSYEHGLVDRMLGCGTLQIESAGERGQVVLPDVPHVEHMHLQMSDLLFGGPDGKPGDGILDDEAPPETLRRRPQPQDQDSETLFNSDENDRR; encoded by the coding sequence ATGGCGATCTCGGCGAAGTTGTTGGGCGAGGACGAGTACATCGTCGTCAGTACCCGGACGCACTGGAAGGCGCTGATCTTCCCGGTCTTCCTGCTGCTCGTGGTGGCCGGCGCGGGCGGGTTCCTGGCCGCGATCGTGCCGCCGGGCAGCATGCAGACACCGGCCCGGCTGGCGATCCTCGCGGTCGGCGTGGTGCTGCTGGCCGCGTTCGCCGCCAAGCGGGTGCTGAACTGGTTCTTCTCCACGTACACGCTGACCAATCGCCGGCTGATCACCCGGCACGGCATCCTGACCCGGACCGGCCGGGACATCCCGCTGATGCGGATCAACGACGTCTCGTACGAGCACGGCCTGGTGGACCGGATGCTCGGCTGCGGCACCCTGCAGATCGAGTCGGCCGGTGAGCGTGGCCAGGTGGTCCTGCCGGACGTGCCGCACGTCGAGCACATGCACCTGCAGATGTCCGACCTGCTCTTCGGCGGCCCGGACGGCAAGCCGGGCGACGGCATCCTCGACGACGAAGCCCCACCGGAAACCCTCCGCCGGCGCCCCCAGCCCCAAGACCAGGACAGCGAAACCCTCTTCAACTCCGACGAAAACGACCGCCGCTGA